From the genome of Gammaproteobacteria bacterium:
TGTGGTGAGAATCATTAAGTTACGCAATAGCGGCTTCAATACCGGCGAACTCATATTATCGAGCATGGCTGATCGGGCTATAGGCTTGTACAGTATTTTAGTACTGGGGGCTGTTGCTTTTGTCGCCAATACGCAACTACACATACCGGAATTAAATTTTACCTGGACTCTCTTAACCATTGTTTTAATCATTGGCGGCTCCGTAGCGTTACTGTCAACCCGCTGCCTACGTTTTTTTTCCCGGTTGTTTTCCAGCTTTGAGAACTTTCGACCGGCAAAATTTGCCCTAAGCGCATTGGACACGGTTAAGCTATATGTAAAAAACAAGAGTATCCTGATTTATGTTTTCTTTTATTCATTCAGCGCCCAATTTTTAATTATACTGAGTTACATGCTATTAGGGGCAGCACTGAACCTCAATGTCCCATATGGCGTTTTTTTTGCCGTCATTCCGGTGGTATTTGTGGCTTCCAGCATCCCTATTTCAATCGGCGGACTGGGAGTTAGGGAAAGCGTTCTTATCAGCCTGCTAAGCCTATACGCGGTAAACCCGCAAGCTTCCATGGCTTTATCCATTGTTTATTTCTCCATGCTTATTCTTATTACCCTGCCAGGAGCTGTTTTCATTTTCAACCTCCAACGCCATTCTCAGCCCTATGACAAAATTTGTCAGTAAGCGCCCCTCTGAAAACTCAACAGATACATTTTTTAACCACAGTTTTACAGACCGTATTGGAACACTTAAATAATCAACAAGTTAAATGGCTTTTCATTCTGGCACGCAGTCTGCATATTGTGAATCACGCGCTAAATCAGCCGTAACAATCCGGAAGCCGCGGTTGAAGTGCGCGCTACCGAACACGACTAAAGAGAAAATCTGGAGGCAATATGAAACGAGTACAACAGGGTTTTACCCTTATCGAACTGATGATCGTGGTAGCCATTATTGGTATTTTGGCCGCGATCGCTATTCCGGCGTATCAAGACTACACGGTACGCGCCAAAGTATCCGAAGTAATCGGTTTAGCATCTGCTGCTAAAACGACCTTGTATGAATCCTACTCTACAAATGGCACTATGCCTGCTACGAACGCTCAATTGGTTACCGACTCAACTGCCGTATTTGTGGCATCAAAATTTGTAAATGCTGGCACATATGCACTTGACGCCACCAGTGGCACGGCAGCCACATTCACTTTGACACTGACAGGTTTGAGCGGTGATGCAAATTCTAAAACCATGCAGTTCGC
Proteins encoded in this window:
- a CDS encoding flippase-like domain-containing protein, producing MTTLGSQQKRKPSTAWLVVLKLLITTGLLIWIFHKFDLKNFQHTLETINHNYVLLAFVLHTIAYVIFALRWWTLLRITKDCPFSRIVPAYYLGLFWNNFLPTAVGGDVVRIIKLRNSGFNTGELILSSMADRAIGLYSILVLGAVAFVANTQLHIPELNFTWTLLTIVLIIGGSVALLSTRCLRFFSRLFSSFENFRPAKFALSALDTVKLYVKNKSILIYVFFYSFSAQFLIILSYMLLGAALNLNVPYGVFFAVIPVVFVASSIPISIGGLGVRESVLISLLSLYAVNPQASMALSIVYFSMLILITLPGAVFIFNLQRHSQPYDKICQ